From Arthrobacter sp. FW306-2-2C-D06B, a single genomic window includes:
- the rsfS gene encoding ribosome silencing factor, giving the protein MTAHEQSVLLARHAARAAADKLAEDIIALDVSERLALTDVFLIASAPTERQVNAIVDGIEEELLKQDLRPVRREGRSEGRWVLLDYADIVVHVQHSEDRVFYALERLWKDCPVVDLELGDDASAKTPAVEES; this is encoded by the coding sequence GTGACTGCACATGAACAATCCGTCCTCTTGGCCCGCCACGCCGCCCGCGCGGCAGCGGACAAGCTGGCCGAGGACATCATCGCCTTGGACGTCAGCGAACGTCTGGCCCTGACCGACGTCTTCCTGATCGCCTCGGCCCCGACCGAACGCCAGGTCAATGCCATCGTCGACGGCATCGAGGAAGAGCTGCTCAAGCAGGACCTGCGCCCGGTCCGCCGCGAAGGACGGTCCGAAGGCCGCTGGGTCCTGTTGGACTACGCCGACATCGTGGTGCACGTCCAGCACTCCGAAGACAGGGTCTTCTACGCCCTGGAACGCCTGTGGAAAGACTGCCCGGTAGTGGATCTGGAACTCGGTGACGACGCCTCGGCGAAGACTCCCGCCGTCGAGGAATCCTAG